One genomic segment of Rhodothermaceae bacterium includes these proteins:
- a CDS encoding PQQ-dependent sugar dehydrogenase gives MMIRMPLLFIVMGFILSSALPVYGQAPVLRSAYHDFRVVDVAQGFERPWSIAFLPGGDMLVTELSGRLRIVREGKLMEEPVAGVPEVLAQGQGGLLDVVPHPDFASNRLIYLSFSKPLADSEGATTAVVRGRFENDRLIEVEQIFEADSRGRGHYGCRLAFDGNGYLFITVGDRQIPPRGDLEAHPAQDLSNHHGTVIRIHDDGRVPTDNPFVDQAGIQPEIWSYGHRNAQGLAIHPETGDIWINEHGPLGGDELNLIHPGLNYGWPVVGYGVNYRSGTAIHEGIYREGMEPPAYFWVPSIATSGMLIYTGDRFPAWHGNFFVGGLSGQQLARLTLDGQEVEQEETLHSGRGRIRDVRQGPDGYIYLAIDDRQGGLTPVVRLEPVDAH, from the coding sequence ATGATGATACGTATGCCCCTTCTCTTCATAGTCATGGGATTCATTTTGTCGAGTGCACTGCCAGTCTACGGCCAAGCACCGGTTCTGCGGTCTGCCTACCACGACTTTCGTGTCGTTGATGTGGCCCAAGGTTTTGAACGCCCCTGGTCTATTGCTTTTCTGCCCGGGGGTGACATGTTGGTCACCGAACTCTCGGGGCGACTCCGGATTGTTCGGGAGGGAAAGTTGATGGAGGAGCCCGTGGCTGGAGTCCCCGAGGTCTTGGCCCAGGGTCAGGGTGGGCTGCTTGATGTGGTTCCGCATCCGGATTTTGCGTCGAACCGCCTGATTTACCTCAGTTTCTCAAAGCCCTTGGCTGACAGCGAAGGGGCGACAACGGCCGTCGTGCGAGGCCGGTTCGAAAATGACCGACTCATCGAGGTTGAGCAAATCTTTGAGGCAGACTCTCGGGGACGGGGACACTACGGTTGTCGTCTGGCATTCGACGGGAACGGTTACCTGTTTATCACCGTCGGCGATCGCCAAATACCACCTCGAGGAGACTTGGAGGCTCATCCGGCGCAAGACCTTTCCAACCACCACGGCACGGTCATCCGCATCCACGATGACGGGCGTGTTCCTACGGACAACCCCTTCGTTGACCAAGCTGGAATACAACCAGAGATCTGGAGCTATGGGCATCGGAATGCGCAGGGGCTGGCGATCCATCCAGAAACGGGCGACATCTGGATCAATGAGCATGGCCCTCTGGGCGGCGATGAACTCAATCTGATACATCCTGGCCTGAACTACGGATGGCCCGTAGTTGGGTACGGAGTGAACTACCGCAGTGGCACGGCTATCCACGAAGGAATCTACCGCGAAGGGATGGAACCGCCCGCGTATTTTTGGGTGCCGTCGATCGCCACCTCGGGAATGTTGATCTATACCGGGGATCGTTTTCCCGCTTGGCATGGCAACTTCTTTGTGGGTGGCTTGTCGGGCCAACAACTGGCACGCCTGACCCTTGATGGCCAAGAGGTTGAGCAGGAAGAGACATTACACTCTGGTAGAGGCCGCATCCGCGATGTCCGCCAAGGACCGGATGGCTATATCTATCTCGCCATTGATGATCGCCAAGGGGGCTTGACACCGGTGGTGAGGCTAGAGCCTGTGGACGCACACTGA
- a CDS encoding sugar kinase, which translates to MKRCVTFGEIMLRLSTPGFQRFTQASSFDASYGGAEANVAVSLSQYGIPVTFVSRVPSSELGTSAIRTMAAFGIDTQFMQRGGERLGIYFLETGASARASKVLYDRGHSGIASITPGMIDWDEVFCEADWFHWTGITPAISETAALTVKEALEAASRHDLTISVDLNYRGRLWKWGKTPAEVMHGLVSFCDVIIGNEEDAQKVFGIHPEGVEVRSGHLDASTYEPVGRQLMEIFPRCKRAVTTLRSSISASHNIWSGVLWNGSELLHGPTYEVTPIVDRVGGGDSFGAGLIYGLLSFGGDDQSALNFGVAASCLKHTVPGDFNQVTVAEVEKLLSGDASGRVSR; encoded by the coding sequence ATGAAACGCTGCGTCACCTTCGGCGAAATTATGCTGAGACTTTCTACTCCGGGATTCCAAAGATTCACCCAGGCATCGTCCTTTGATGCAAGTTATGGAGGAGCAGAAGCAAATGTTGCTGTCTCATTGTCCCAGTATGGAATCCCTGTCACATTTGTATCTCGGGTACCATCCAGCGAGTTGGGGACCAGTGCAATCCGGACCATGGCTGCATTTGGGATTGACACGCAATTCATGCAGCGAGGGGGTGAACGTTTGGGTATTTACTTCCTGGAAACAGGTGCATCGGCACGGGCAAGCAAGGTCCTCTATGACCGCGGACATTCAGGAATAGCCTCCATCACGCCCGGGATGATTGATTGGGACGAGGTCTTTTGTGAAGCGGATTGGTTTCATTGGACAGGAATTACACCTGCGATCTCCGAAACAGCCGCACTGACTGTTAAAGAAGCTCTTGAGGCGGCCAGCCGTCATGACCTAACGATTTCCGTTGATCTCAATTATCGGGGACGATTATGGAAGTGGGGAAAAACTCCCGCAGAGGTTATGCACGGGCTGGTTTCTTTCTGTGATGTGATTATTGGCAATGAAGAAGATGCCCAAAAAGTTTTTGGGATCCACCCTGAGGGAGTAGAAGTTCGAAGCGGCCATTTGGATGCTTCAACATATGAGCCGGTGGGGAGACAACTGATGGAGATTTTTCCACGCTGCAAACGTGCCGTGACTACACTAAGAAGCTCGATCAGCGCCTCACACAATATTTGGTCGGGAGTTCTGTGGAACGGGTCGGAGCTCCTCCATGGACCTACTTATGAGGTTACTCCAATTGTTGACCGGGTTGGGGGAGGCGATTCATTTGGAGCAGGTCTTATCTATGGGCTTCTATCATTTGGAGGAGACGATCAGAGTGCCCTGAATTTTGGTGTAGCCGCATCCTGTCTCAAGCACACCGTCCCGGGCGACTTCAACCAAGTAACTGTGGCAGAGGTGGAAAAACTGCTCTCTGGCGATGCCTCCGGGCGAGTTAGTCGCTAG